From the genome of Hyalangium minutum:
CAAGGAGCAGACGGCGGTGCTGTCCATCGCCACCACGCGCACGTTCCCCGCGGGGCGGGAGATTGTGGTGGAGGGCCAGCCGGGCGAGGAGCTGTTCGTCGTCATCCGCGGCCGGGTGGTGATTGAGAAGAACGGCGTGGAGATCGCCGAGCTGCGCGCCGGTGGGCACTTCGGAGAGATGGGGCTCATCGACAACGCGCCGCGCTCGGCGACGGTGCGCGCCACCGAGCCCACGCGAACGATGGTCATCTCCCGGCCGGACCTGATGAGCCTGATGAAGCGCGAGTCCATCCTCGCGGTGAAGATGCTCTGGAGCTTCGTGCAGGTGCTGTCGGACCGGCTGCGCGCGACGAACTCGGAGCTGAGCGAGGCGCGCCAGGAACTGGCGGTGGCGCAGTCCGTCCAGCCCTTCGCCGAGGAGTAGGGTCCCCGGCGCCCCGGTGCCGCCCAAGGGCCGCGCACCGGGGCAGGCTGTGGGTCAGCGGAGGGAGTCCGTCACCTCGTAGGTGAGGGTCTGGAAGGAAGCCTCTCGGTACACCTGGAGCTGCACCGTGCCGCCGGGTGTGGACAGCCGATCGGCCAGGGCTCCCAGTTGGTCAGGGGAGAGCGGCGCTCCATTCATGCGGAACAGCACATCTCCCTCGTGGAGGCCGAGCCGCGCGAAGACTCCGTTCTCCTGAACGTCGGTGAGCTGGATGGCGGGCTGTGGAAACACCCTCAGGGTCTCCGCATGCGCGCCCAGGCCGTATTTGCCGCGGAGCTGCGACACCACGCTGCTTTTCACCTTCCAACGGAGCCGGCCCTCGTGGACGGCGGCCGTGTCGAAGCGGTGGCGGATGACGCGCAGGGACACGTCCCGGCCCACCGGGAGCAGCTGGGAGCCCTCGGGCCCCGTGAGCTGGAGCCCTGCGGAGGTGATGGCCGTCACCCGGAGATTGCGGCCCAGCAGCTCTCCCACGTGCAGGTTGCGCGTCTCCCAGGTCTCCGTGTCCGCCAGCGTCGCGAAGGACTCGGTTCGAACGGGGCTGAGCTGGACTCCGAAGAGGCGATAGCGGGCGGTGCGCGCCTCATACGCCGCCGCCGCGTCGCCCAGCTCCGGTGCCAGCAGGTCCGCGAGCTCCGCCTCACCCACCTCCGTGCGCGGTGCCTCCCCAGTGTTTCCCTCCGGCGGCTGCGCTTCATTGGAGCAACCGGCGAGCGTCACCACAACCATTCCCCACAGCAACACAGACATGCTCTTCATGGTGGTTCCCCCTGGAAGGACGGCCGTTACTGGAAGCACTCCCCGACAACGCCCGCGCCATCCGGGTTGGTGGCCCAGGCTGCGCACGCCAGCTTTCGCTGCGCCGACACGCTGGGGTGGAAGCAGTCGGTGCCGTTGAGGTCCGACGCGCGGAAGACGTACGTGCCCACCGAAGTGTTCTGGAAGCCCTCCTCGAGGGAGCCCTGCCAGTCCGCCACGAAGCGCACGCCTCGCGGGTTGCGGCCGTCGATGTTGGCTGCGTAGAGATCGACCTCGGCACGGGTCGCCGCGTTGTATTCATTGATGCGAGCGCCGATCTGCGCTCGCCGGCCGCCGTTCCTCTCTGCGGTGACGATGCGGCAGATGCCTGCGGCGGGCCAGATGACGTACGAGCAATACAGGCTCTTGGCATTCCCAGCGGCGTAGAGGAAATCCACCCGAGGGAAGCTCAGCACGTGTACCGTCGCGCCCGGCGAGAGGCAGGCCGCCAGCTGATCCAGCCCCGCGCGCAGCGCGTTGACCCAGGTGTCGAGCGAGTACATGTTCGCGGTGGCATCCGAGCTGGAGGATCTCGGCCGGTTGCACACGTCGTTGGCGCCGAGGAGGACAGAGACGTGCTGGGGCTTCTCCTCCTGCGCGCAGATCCGCGATGCCTGGACGGCGAAGTTGTTGCTCCCGCCGACCATCTCCGCGCCCGAGACGGACTCGGGTTGCTGGGTGAAGGAAGGGACGAGCTCCCGATACCGCATGAAGATCGAGAAGACGCTGCTGGAGGTGCCTTGCACCCAGCTCAGCTCCGGGCGATCCGCGGGCCACCCATCCGCGATCGCGCCTTGGGACATGCTGTCACCCACGTTGGACTGCTTGGTGGGGAGCTCGGCCCATGCCACACCTGCCAGGAGCCCCGCTGCCACTGCGCAGAGAATCCGCATTCGAGATGTGCTCACGACGTGTTCCTCCGGTGAGTGAAAGCTCTGCGGTGTGTACAGGAAGGGCCTGGGGCGCCCCATCCGTCGGCGAGGCAGACGCGTTGGCCACCACACGAGGACGAGCGCGGAAATCCACGGATGATCGTCACCCTGTGCCCGGAGTCGTGCGCGGTGATGCCTGATGAGCAGGGGAGGTGGGGTGGGCCCTCGCAGGTAGGTCTTCCCGCTACCGTCTCCCAGGGTTCCCTCCGTGGGGAGCAGAGAGGCGCAGAGCCGCGCCGTCGTGTTTCGTGCAACGGGCCTGTGGCTGTTGCCACGGGGTATCACCTGGAAGACGCGAGCAAGCAGTCATGCACGGGGGGCCCATTCCGGTGGGGATCCCCGTGTCCATTCCTGTCCGGCGAGAACAGCGGGCGGGGAGCGGCATGGGCGGATTGCGTGGCGCGTGGGTGGTGCTGGCGTGCGTGGGCGTGCTTGGGGGGCGGGCGGTGTGGGCCCAGGCTCCTGGCGAGGAGGCTCCGTCCGACGAGGTGCTGTCGGAGGAGCAGCTCGAGCAGCTGCTGGACTCTCCAGCCGAGCAGCCCTCGGGCGCGGACCTGAATGAGGCGATGTTCGGGCTGGAGCAGCTCACGCCCTACTTCGCCGAGGGGACGCTGGCCAAGGCCCGGGCTGAGTACGACCGGGGCCGGTACCGCAAGGCGCGGACACTGCTCTCGCAGGAGCAGCAGACGCTTCCGGTTCGCTTCCTGATGGCGCAGAGCGCGCTGAACCTGCGCGATGACGTCACCGCGGCCGAGGAGTTCGCGGCGCTGGCCGAGGAGTACGTGCCGCTGAGAGACCACTGCTTGATGCGCGCGGCCCAGTCCAACGAGAAGCTGCGCAAGCTGGAGCTGGCGGCCACCCAGTACCAGGCGGTGGATCCGAGCTCGCCGCTCTATCCGGACGCGCGGTTCAACCTGGCGCGGGTGCTGGAGCGGCGGAGGGACTTGAACGGAGCGCTGAACGCGCTGGCGGAACTCATCGAGAGCCGCAAGGCGCGCGGACCAGACGCCGTCCGCATGCAGGCGCTGCTGGCCACGTGTGATTTGGCGCGCAAGCAGGGCCTGTACAACGTGGAGCACAAGGCGCTGCTCGAGGTGTGGGCCACGAGTCCGTTGTCCCGGGAGGCGGAGCGCGCCCGGCGGCGGCTGCAGGGGCTGCCGCTGCCGCTGAAGTGGCGGGTGCGCCGGGCGGATGCGCTGGTGGATCTGCACCGCAACCACGCGGCGATGGAACTGCTCGACGGGGTGGTTCCCCACGTGGCGCTGCCGGACCCGGTGGGGTGCAATGCGCGCCTCATCTATGGCGAGGCGCTGCGCAAGGAGCGGCAGCACCACAAGGCGATTCAGGTGCTCTCGCCGGTGGTGGAGCAGTGCCACCTACCGGAGGTCCGGCCGCAGGCGCTCTACGTGCTGGGCTACTCGCAGTCCGTGGTGGACAAGGACGCGGCGGTCGGCACGTACGACACGCTGGCGCGCGACTACCCGGAGCACGGCTATGCGGATGACGCCCTGTTCTTCGCGGGCTGGCTGTTCCAGCGCAAGGGCGAGCTGGATGCCGCGATGACCCGGTACGACGAACTGGCCAGGAAGTACCCCACGGGCAACTTCGCGTCCGAGGCGCTCTTCCGCTCGTACTGGCTGCACCAGCGGCGGGGGGAGCATGCGGCGGCGCTGGGGGCGCTCCAGGCGGTGGAGAAGATGCCGCAGGCGGCGCGGACGGACGAAGCGCTCTGGCGGGCGCGGTACTGGATCGCCCGGACGATGGAGATGCAGAACGAGGTGCCTGCGGCGCTCGCGGGCTATGAGCGCATCGCGGCCGATCGGCCTGCGACGTGGTACGGGATGCTGGCGCGCTCGCGGCTTGCGCTGCTGGCGCCGGGGCGGCTGGTGCGTGCACCGCCCGTCTCCGCGACGCCGATCGCCATGGTGGCTCCCGTCTCCACGGCTCCTGTCTCCGTGGCACCGGCCTCCGTGGCGCCTGTTTCTGGGGCGCCGGTCTCGGCGACTTCGGCCACCCTGACGTCCATGCAGACGGTGGCGCCGGAACCCACGGCGGAGCCTGCGGTGATCTGGCCGCTGCCGATGGGTGGGCTGGCCAAGGATCCGCGCTTTGCGGCGGGAGTGGAGCTGATCCGGCTGGGAATGTCCGGTGCGGTGCAGGAACTGCTCGCGGTGGAGCAGCGGGCGCTGCCGGAGGGCCCGGCGCGGCTGCTGTACCAGATTGTCCAGCGCACGGGGCGGGGCTGGGCGGCGCGCAAGGTGGCGCGCTCCACGCTGCGGGACGAGGTGCGAGGCCCGCTGAGCTCCACGTCCCGGCCGATCTGGGAGGCCACGTGGCCGCTTGCGTTCCGCACGCTCATCGAGCGCCAGGCGAAGACGAACCGGCTGGATCCGGACCTGCTGCAGGGGCTCATCCGCGAGGAGAGCCGGTTCAATCCTCGGGCGCGCTCGTCCACGGGAGCGCTGGGACTCACGCAGCTGATGCCCGCGACGGCGCGCCAGGTGGCGGCCTCGCTGAAGCTGGCGGCGGTGGGGGAGCAGACGCTGCTGCAGCCGGACCAGAACGTGCGGATCGGCGCGGCGTACCTGGGGCAGCTGCTCAAGCACTTTGGAGGGAACGCCGCGTACGCGGTGGCCGCATACAACGCGGGGCCTGGAGCGGTGGAGCGCTGGCGGAAGGCGCTGCCGCAGGCGGACCTCGACGAGTGGGTGGAGCACATCACCTTCGACGAGACGCGGGACTACGTGAAGAACGTGCTGGGCAGCTACAACGCCTACAAGCAGCTCTACGGCTCGCAGTCGCCGCTGCTGCAGATCACCACCATGACTCCCGCCAATGGTGCGGGGCTGGCGGAGCGTGAGGCGGGAATGGGCGGCTCGGGTTCCGAGGTCCTGCAGAAGTGAGCAGTTTCCCTTGCGAGCAGCTGGACACCGGCTCACTCTCCGGGGATGGAAAACGCTGCGCCTGAATGGAAGCTGCCGTGGGAGGGTGGGTGCCGCTGCGGGAAGATCCGCCTGCGCGTCACTCAGCCTCCGCTCCTGACCATGGCGTGTCACTGCACGGGCTGTCAGCGCATGAGCTCGAGTGCTTTCAGCCTGTCGATGGCGGTGCCGACGCCCGGCTTTGAGGTCCTCTCCGGCGAGCCGGTGGTCGGGGGGCTGCATGGGCCGACGAAGCACATGTTCTGCGGCCACTGCATGACGTGGATGTTCACGCGGCCCGAGGGCATGGACTTCTTCGTGAACCTCCGGCCGAGCATGCTCGACGACTGGAGCTGGTTCGTGCCGTTCATCGAGACCTACGCGGAGGTGAAACGGCCCTGGGCGGCAACGGGCGCGGTGCACTCCTACCCGCAGTTTCCGGAGATGTCCGCGTACGAAGGGCTCATCGCCGAGTTCGCCGCGAAGGGTGTGCGTCCCAAGTAGCGAGCCGCAGCCGCAAGGGGCTCGGGTGTGTTCCCTCGTTGCCGGTAGCCCAGGTGCAGTGGCAGGTGCTCCATCCCGCGCGACAGGGTGGACGAGCGCCACCGCGAACTGCGAGGCGTGAAGCGCGTGCGGCTCGTGCTTGATGCGGCGGTTCAGCGCGCGGTGCACCTGTTGCTGCGGCAACTACCGCCCGGACACTCCGAGTCGGAGTAACACTCGCCGCCTGCGGTGGTGCACTTGCCGCTACGGCAGCTCCCGCCGTTGCACTCCGAGTCGGAGTAGCACTGGCCACCGGCGGTAGTGCACTTGCCGCTACGGCACCTGCCACCCGGGCACTCGGAATCCGAGTAGCACTCGCCACCCGCAGTGGTGCACTTGCCACTGCGGCAGCTCCCGCCGTTACACTCCGAGTCGGAGTAGCACTGGCCACCGGCGGTAGTGCACTTGCTGCTGCGGCACCTGCCACCCGGGCACTCGGAATCCGAGTAGCACTCGCCACCCGCAGTGGTGCACTTGCCACTGCGGCAGCTCCCGCCGTTGCACTCCGAGTCGGAGTAGCAGTCGGCGAGCGCGGTGGGGGCGAACAGGAGCGCAGTGAGCGCGAGCGGTACGACCAGCAGTCGGGACATGGTCACCTCTCCGAGCGCTCCATCCTGCTGGCAAGCGTGGGCTGCGCGCAACGAGTGGGAGGCAACACTCCTTCGTGTGGTGCTCGTCCGCCCACGCATACAGCGCCTGATGCCCGAGCGGTGCCAGCTGGAGCCACTCCAGCGTTCTTCTTCCGATGGGCGGGGAGGCGTGGCTTACTACACGGCTGGATGGGAGCAGGCCGGATCGGAGTGTCCTCGCGGTACCGGGCCTGCGAGCAAGGAGGGCTCTGGTGAAGGAGCATCCCGGAGGGGCTTCCCTGGTGCCACTGGCTCCGATGCTTGGGTGTCTCCTCCTTGTGGCGAGCTGTCAGGGATGCGAGAGGCCCGCGGCGCAGGTGTCGGCCATCGAAGGGGTGGAGGCCGGTGTCAGACCCTCCGCAGCTACTCTTCAGTGCTTGTGAGGTTTGGCGGCATGAATGTCAGCGAGATGGGATTCCCCAGCCCACCGCTGCCGGGTTGAACAAAGAGATCGATGAACGCGCCTGTCTTCCCGTCGAAGCGAAACACGGAGGCGCCCTGGAAGCTTGGCAGGTAAAGGTTTTCGTCGGGCCCGAAGACAAGATCATTGACCGTGATCAGCCCATTGCTGCCAGCAGGAATGAAGACATCGATCAAGGCGCCCGTCGTCCTGTTGTAGCGCCGCACGTCGTTGTCAAACGTGGCGACATACAGCTGGCAGTCGGGTCCGAAGGCAAACTTGGGGTATTTCACGCCGGTGATGAAGACCGCTCCCGGCTGGCCCTCGGCTGGCAGGGGAGCTCCCGTCCATTTGTCGTAGCGCATGATCTGGTCGGTCAAGACGCTCTCGACGAAGAGGTGCCCCTCTGGGCCAAAGGCCAGGATCTGCGGGACCTTCAGTCCTCCCCCGGAGGCGAAGACGCCCAAGAAGGCGCCCGTCTTCCCGTCGTAGCGCAGCACGCTGTTGGTGCCGAAGAAGCTGTCGCTGACGTACAGGTTCCTGTCGGGACCGAAGATGAGGTCGCCCGGAGTCCCGAGCCCCCCTCTGCCGGCTGGCACGAACACGCCCATGAACGCGCCCGTCCTCCCGTTGAAGCGCAGGATGTTCTTGGTAGCGAAGCTCGCGATGTAGAGGTGTCCATCCGGGCCGTAGGCCAGGCCCTGGATATTGGACAGCCCGCCACTGCCGGGAGGGATGAAGACGCTGACGAACTCTCCCGTTGTCCCGTCATAGCGCAGCACGCTGCTGTTGACGTTGCTGCTGACCAGCAGATCACTCCTGGGAACCAGCCCTTCTTTTTGAGCGTCCCCTGCCTCCCAGCGCTCGGTGAGCTTCGCCTGCTCCGCCACCTCGGATACTCCGCACCCGGCAGCCAGCCACGTCACCAGCAAAGCACTCCACAACCCCTTCCCACTCACCATGTCCCCCTCCTGTAGGTGGATAGAACTCCCACATCCACTCCCGCCAGAGTGTAAAGAGGATCAGGTGAAGACCAGTGGCTGGCAGGGTCAGTCCGCGTCCATGGGCGAGCCTTTGATGGGCCTCTGGGCTCGAACTGTCAGGCCCGCATCATCCTGCGCTCGCCCGTGGCGCTGCTCCTCCCGCGTGGGGAGTGACACCTCCACGTCACTCCCCACGAGTGGCTCAGCCCTGGCGGCGCCGGAACAACATCAAGCCTGCCAGCATGCAGCCCCAGATGGGCGCACTCCCAGCAGCGGCGCATCCACCCCCATCCGCGTTCTCCTCTGGCTCTTCCTCCTGGGGGACGTCCACGGGTGTGCCCTTCCCAATCTTCACGCTCAGCTTCGCGGTGGAAGACCTGTCCCCATCGCTTTTGAGGTCCGCGTTGGTGGAGTTACCGGCCCCAAAGAGCGTGAGCGTCACATCGGTCGCGGGCGCGACGAGCGAGAAGTCGAAGCGCAGCACCCCGGCGTTGAAGGGCTGGGGAGCGGAATGCGTCAACTCGGTCCCCAGCTTCTTGAGCCCGGCGCTGCTGGCCAGGAGAGAGGTCTCCGCGCTGTCCACGGCGATGTTGATCCCACCCGTCTTCGCGGCGCCTCCCCGGATGATGAGGGCGTACTGGCCCGTGGCCCCTGGCTCCAGGCTCGTGGGGCCCTCGAACTCCACGGTGGGAAGCTCTCCCCCTTTATGACACGTGCTGCACGTCATCCCGTCCTTGCCAGACTGCCCGGTGATGCCCGTGCTGGTGGCGAGAGCAGGGGAGGACCACAGCGCCAAAGCGGCGAACACGCTCGTGATACGGAACTGAGGATGCATTGAATCTCCAAGAAGTGATGAGAGACACGGCGTGACTGCAGCCGCTAGCGAAGCTGGAGGAAGGAGAAGGAGAGCCCTGGCGTCGTCACCGTGGCCCTGCCGTTGTCCCCCAGCATCCGCAGGGTGGTGGACGCGGCGCCCGCGGCGAACTCGGTGTAGAGGATCTGGTTCTGCGACTCGAAGAGGAAGGTGCTGCCCGACGTCGCCGGGAAGCGGGTCTTGTGCACCGCCGTCATCGTGTCGAGCTTCAGCTCCCACCACTGCCAGCCCTTCCCGCTCGCGATGGTGCGCGGATGGGTGCCTTCCGTGATCGGGGCCACCGTCTCATCGAGCACGCGCACGTACGCGGTCCCCCGAGGGCCGGGCACGAGCGTGCCCGCCGTGCCACCGCCCACCAGTTCCGAGAGTGTCCGGTGGAAGCTCGGATCAAAGGTGCGGGTCTGGGGATCGAACTTGAGCAGGCACGGCGTGGGTGCCTCCGCGCCCACCACCCGGCGCACCGCCGCGCCATAGGCCTCCGTCGCGATGTACACCTTGCCGTCCAGGCCGACGGCGGCATCCTGCGTGTAGCCACACCGCTCATCCGTGGCGAGGGTGGCCACATCCGTCGCCGTGTCGACGGAGACCACACCCGCCTTGGGGGTGATGCCCACGCCCGAGACGGGACGCCAGCCCACGGGCATGATGATTTGGCCGGTGAGCTGCACGGCCAGTCCCGAGAAGGCCACGACCGTGTCCGGGAAGGCCACAGCGTCGAGGGGGATACGGCCGGTGACCGTCATCAGCTCGGGGTTCCAGATGACGATCTGGGCGGTGGCCCCATCGAAGAAGTAGGCCTTGGTCTCCGAGATGAACTGGAAGTTGGCCTGGTACTCTCCCAGGGACGTCACTCCCACGCTGGCGAAGCTCACGGTGCCAGCCGGCTCCAGCGCCCCCGTGGCGGAGAGCTTGTAACGGGTCACCGTCGCGCTCTCGTCGCTCACGACATAGAGCGTGCCGGACTTGGGGATGCCCAATCCCAGGGCACGACCGGGCACGCGGATGGCGTTGTCCAGGGAGAGCGATGCCGGCTGCTCCGCCTGGTCCGTCACGATGACGTAGCTCTCCGCCGGATCGGCGGCGAGCAATTGCGTGGTGATGGCGTACAGCGGCTCGGTGTCGTCACCGTCCTCTTCTCCACAGCCTGTGAGCAGGGACAGGGCCAGCATGGCGGCGGAAAACCGCAGGGAAGAGAGGGCACCCAGATGCTTCATCGCAACAGCCTTTCCATGGAAATGAAATCGATAATCATTATCAATTTCAGTGCTCTATTAGGAGGTGGCCGCGCCCCCTGTCAAGAAGAAGGGCTCTGTGGGTGGCGTCGTGTGGCTCGTGGGGATCGCGATCAGGGACGCGTTGCTACAGGTGGTGTACGTCTGTACAGTGCACGGCCCCATGAAGCCATCGAAGGAAGAAGGGGCATTCACGGGGGCCCGGCGCATCCCGTGGTCAGGGCCTCGCGGACTCGACTCCGTGCTCCAAGCGTGGCGCTCCGATCGGCAGCTCTGGCCCAGCTTCGCCCTCGATGAAGTGACCCCCGCTCGCGAGGGCATCTACGCCTCGCTCCCCGACGACGTCGCCCCCGGCGTGCGCCAGGCCCTCCAAGGCCGAGGCATCGACCAGCTCTTCTCCCACCAGGCCGAGGCCTTCCGCCTCGCTCGCTCCGGGAAGAACCTCGTCATCGCCACGCCCACCGCCTCGGGCAAGAGCCTCTGCTACAACCTGCCGCTCCTGGAGCGCTTCGCCCGCGAGCCCCAGGCCCGTGCCCTCTACCTCTTTCCCACCAAGGCGCTCTCCCGCGATCAGGAGGAGTCCCTCCGTGTGTTCCTCCGCGAGGCGGGCCTGGAGCACGGCGCCATCACCTTCGACGGGGACACTCCCGCCGATGCCCGCCGCGCCGCCCGCGAGCGCGCCGGCGTCCTGCTCACCAACCCGGACATGCTGCACACCGGGATCCTCCCGCACCACGCCAACTGGGCGCGCCTCTTCTCCAACCTGCACTACATCGTCATCGACGAGCTGCACACGTACCGGGGCGTGTTCGGCTCGCACCTGGCCAACGTGCTGCGCAGGCTCCAGCGCGTGGCGCGCTTCCATGGCTCGTCGC
Proteins encoded in this window:
- a CDS encoding PDZ domain-containing protein → MKSMSVLLWGMVVVTLAGCSNEAQPPEGNTGEAPRTEVGEAELADLLAPELGDAAAAYEARTARYRLFGVQLSPVRTESFATLADTETWETRNLHVGELLGRNLRVTAITSAGLQLTGPEGSQLLPVGRDVSLRVIRHRFDTAAVHEGRLRWKVKSSVVSQLRGKYGLGAHAETLRVFPQPAIQLTDVQENGVFARLGLHEGDVLFRMNGAPLSPDQLGALADRLSTPGGTVQLQVYREASFQTLTYEVTDSLR
- a CDS encoding SGNH/GDSL hydrolase family protein — its product is MSTSRMRILCAVAAGLLAGVAWAELPTKQSNVGDSMSQGAIADGWPADRPELSWVQGTSSSVFSIFMRYRELVPSFTQQPESVSGAEMVGGSNNFAVQASRICAQEEKPQHVSVLLGANDVCNRPRSSSSDATANMYSLDTWVNALRAGLDQLAACLSPGATVHVLSFPRVDFLYAAGNAKSLYCSYVIWPAAGICRIVTAERNGGRRAQIGARINEYNAATRAEVDLYAANIDGRNPRGVRFVADWQGSLEEGFQNTSVGTYVFRASDLNGTDCFHPSVSAQRKLACAAWATNPDGAGVVGECFQ
- a CDS encoding transglycosylase SLT domain-containing protein; this encodes MGGLRGAWVVLACVGVLGGRAVWAQAPGEEAPSDEVLSEEQLEQLLDSPAEQPSGADLNEAMFGLEQLTPYFAEGTLAKARAEYDRGRYRKARTLLSQEQQTLPVRFLMAQSALNLRDDVTAAEEFAALAEEYVPLRDHCLMRAAQSNEKLRKLELAATQYQAVDPSSPLYPDARFNLARVLERRRDLNGALNALAELIESRKARGPDAVRMQALLATCDLARKQGLYNVEHKALLEVWATSPLSREAERARRRLQGLPLPLKWRVRRADALVDLHRNHAAMELLDGVVPHVALPDPVGCNARLIYGEALRKERQHHKAIQVLSPVVEQCHLPEVRPQALYVLGYSQSVVDKDAAVGTYDTLARDYPEHGYADDALFFAGWLFQRKGELDAAMTRYDELARKYPTGNFASEALFRSYWLHQRRGEHAAALGALQAVEKMPQAARTDEALWRARYWIARTMEMQNEVPAALAGYERIAADRPATWYGMLARSRLALLAPGRLVRAPPVSATPIAMVAPVSTAPVSVAPASVAPVSGAPVSATSATLTSMQTVAPEPTAEPAVIWPLPMGGLAKDPRFAAGVELIRLGMSGAVQELLAVEQRALPEGPARLLYQIVQRTGRGWAARKVARSTLRDEVRGPLSSTSRPIWEATWPLAFRTLIERQAKTNRLDPDLLQGLIREESRFNPRARSSTGALGLTQLMPATARQVAASLKLAAVGEQTLLQPDQNVRIGAAYLGQLLKHFGGNAAYAVAAYNAGPGAVERWRKALPQADLDEWVEHITFDETRDYVKNVLGSYNAYKQLYGSQSPLLQITTMTPANGAGLAEREAGMGGSGSEVLQK
- a CDS encoding GFA family protein, which encodes MACHCTGCQRMSSSAFSLSMAVPTPGFEVLSGEPVVGGLHGPTKHMFCGHCMTWMFTRPEGMDFFVNLRPSMLDDWSWFVPFIETYAEVKRPWAATGAVHSYPQFPEMSAYEGLIAEFAAKGVRPK
- a CDS encoding MXAN_6652 family MXYO-CTERM-anchored protein, translated to MHPQFRITSVFAALALWSSPALATSTGITGQSGKDGMTCSTCHKGGELPTVEFEGPTSLEPGATGQYALIIRGGAAKTGGINIAVDSAETSLLASSAGLKKLGTELTHSAPQPFNAGVLRFDFSLVAPATDVTLTLFGAGNSTNADLKSDGDRSSTAKLSVKIGKGTPVDVPQEEEPEENADGGGCAAAGSAPIWGCMLAGLMLFRRRQG